In one Vibrio sp. CB1-14 genomic region, the following are encoded:
- a CDS encoding aspartate aminotransferase family protein, producing MSSVFHRSCHGQLPTVSHGEGVYLFDTHGKAYLDGCGGAAVSNLGHNHPQVKQAIRDQLDAVPYAHTGFFTTQSSELLAKRLVDLAPEPLKQVYFVSGGSEAVEAALKMARQYFVERGKPQKTEFIARRQSYHGNTLGALAVGGNEWRREPFRPLLTTSHHIAPCYAYREQMAYESETDYSMWAANELEQQILALGADNVMAFVAEPVVGATAGAVPATKDYFKRIREICDQYEVLLILDEVMCGVGRTGTFYAFEQEGVVPDMVTIAKGLGAGYQSIGAVVVQDKVYQTIANGSGFFQHGHTFMGHPIACAAALATVNTIIDDDLLSAVTNQGIGLSNKLDSTLGDLPFVGDIRGRGLFIGIELVADKVTKAPLPTSTQAHKWVKSIAMDQGLMCYPMSGTIDGKQGHHILLAPPFIIADAELDELVVKLTSSLELAAAKWGA from the coding sequence ATGAGCAGTGTATTCCACCGCAGTTGTCACGGCCAACTGCCAACAGTGAGTCATGGTGAAGGTGTCTATCTATTCGATACTCATGGTAAAGCGTACCTTGATGGCTGTGGCGGAGCGGCAGTATCGAATTTGGGGCACAATCACCCCCAAGTGAAACAAGCTATCCGCGATCAGCTTGATGCCGTGCCTTATGCGCATACTGGCTTTTTTACCACACAAAGCAGTGAGCTATTAGCAAAGCGTCTTGTGGACTTAGCTCCGGAGCCGTTAAAGCAGGTTTATTTTGTAAGTGGTGGTTCGGAGGCGGTGGAAGCCGCGCTTAAAATGGCTCGTCAGTATTTTGTTGAGAGAGGAAAACCTCAGAAAACAGAGTTCATTGCTCGGCGGCAAAGTTATCATGGCAACACACTAGGCGCGCTGGCGGTGGGGGGAAACGAATGGCGTCGTGAGCCGTTTCGTCCTTTGCTCACTACGAGTCACCATATCGCGCCTTGTTATGCATATCGCGAGCAAATGGCGTATGAGTCCGAAACGGATTACAGCATGTGGGCGGCCAACGAACTGGAACAACAAATCCTGGCACTCGGTGCGGACAATGTGATGGCGTTTGTCGCAGAGCCAGTTGTGGGGGCGACCGCTGGCGCTGTCCCGGCGACAAAGGACTATTTTAAACGGATTAGAGAGATCTGTGACCAGTACGAAGTCCTACTGATCTTGGATGAAGTGATGTGTGGTGTAGGAAGAACGGGGACTTTCTATGCTTTTGAACAAGAAGGTGTTGTACCCGATATGGTGACCATAGCGAAAGGGCTTGGAGCAGGTTATCAATCAATTGGTGCCGTGGTCGTGCAGGATAAGGTCTATCAGACCATCGCCAATGGGTCTGGCTTTTTTCAGCATGGGCACACGTTTATGGGGCATCCCATTGCATGCGCGGCGGCGCTTGCCACAGTGAATACGATTATCGACGATGATCTCCTCTCTGCTGTCACCAATCAGGGGATAGGGTTATCTAATAAGCTAGATAGCACACTCGGTGATTTGCCGTTTGTCGGCGATATTCGTGGGCGAGGTTTGTTTATTGGCATTGAGCTCGTGGCGGATAAAGTCACTAAAGCACCACTGCCCACGTCAACACAAGCGCATAAGTGGGTAAAATCCATTGCTATGGATCAAGGGTTAATGTGCTACCCCATGTCGGGCACTATCGATGGCAAACAAGGGCATCATATCTTACTCGCACCCCCGTTCATCATAGCTGACGCTGAGCTCGACGAGTTGGTCGTTAAACTGACTAGTTCACTTGAGCTGGCCGCTGCAAAGTGGGGGGCATAG
- a CDS encoding c-type cytochrome, whose amino-acid sequence MLLVKKVCSKAAVCGLVFVSLAMVQNAQAMSHAESIATRQSAFERIESQTERVADQVSKSQVDWQALQVASEQLLEDSLLLSAAFPVGSQQGSKAKESVWKKPAKFQQLLTDMQQGYQQVVDGVQSQSVESVEAGLDAANSTCRSCHRSYRSRW is encoded by the coding sequence ATGTTGCTAGTGAAAAAGGTTTGCTCTAAAGCTGCAGTATGTGGATTGGTGTTTGTGTCATTGGCTATGGTGCAAAACGCTCAAGCGATGAGCCATGCCGAGTCTATCGCTACACGTCAATCGGCGTTTGAGCGTATTGAGAGTCAGACCGAACGGGTTGCTGATCAAGTGAGCAAGTCACAAGTAGATTGGCAGGCACTTCAAGTGGCCAGTGAACAGCTTCTAGAAGACAGTTTGCTATTGTCTGCGGCCTTCCCTGTGGGTAGCCAACAAGGGAGTAAGGCGAAAGAGTCGGTTTGGAAGAAACCTGCGAAGTTTCAGCAGTTGCTTACCGACATGCAGCAAGGCTATCAACAGGTCGTGGACGGCGTTCAATCTCAATCTGTGGAGTCGGTAGAAGCTGGACTTGATGCCGCTAACTCTACTTGTCGCAGTTGTCACCGCAGTTACCGCTCGCGTTGGTGA